In the Pseudanabaena sp. PCC 7367 genome, one interval contains:
- a CDS encoding HEAT repeat domain-containing protein yields the protein MESASLNQVTEQLESENSRDRLLGLAALRDVTADRAVPLILKVINDNNLQVRSMAVFTLGVKPTEACLPTLVNILETEEDYGIRADAAGALGYLGDIRAFEPLMRAFLESVEWLVRFSAAVSLGNLQDPRAYDALVGALDAPEIVLRQGIIAALGEIGDPRACEHILRFVQSEDWLIRQRIAEALGNLPCEKALSALKYLAKDPHHHVAQAASYALDRQQSAS from the coding sequence ATGGAATCAGCTAGCCTCAATCAAGTTACAGAGCAACTAGAAAGTGAAAACTCCCGCGATCGCCTCCTGGGTCTGGCTGCCCTGCGGGATGTTACTGCCGATCGGGCTGTGCCTTTGATCCTGAAAGTAATCAACGACAATAATTTACAGGTGCGATCGATGGCGGTTTTTACCCTTGGCGTGAAGCCAACCGAAGCATGTTTGCCAACCCTGGTAAATATTCTGGAAACAGAGGAAGACTATGGTATTCGCGCTGATGCCGCTGGAGCGCTGGGCTATCTTGGTGATATTCGCGCCTTCGAGCCATTGATGCGGGCTTTCCTTGAAAGTGTGGAATGGCTAGTACGGTTTAGTGCGGCGGTATCTCTGGGCAACTTGCAAGACCCGCGTGCCTATGATGCATTGGTTGGCGCGCTGGATGCACCGGAAATAGTTTTAAGACAGGGAATTATTGCTGCCCTGGGTGAAATTGGCGATCCCCGTGCCTGCGAACATATTCTACGGTTTGTGCAATCGGAGGATTGGCTAATCAGACAGCGCATTGCTGAGGCATTAGGCAATTTACCCTGCGAGAAAGCTTTGTCAGCATTGAAGTATTTGGCCAAAGACCCTCACCACCATGTGGCTCAGGCGGCTAGCTATGCCCTCGATCGGCAGCAATCGGCCAGCTAA
- a CDS encoding divergent PAP2 family protein, translating into MHPFGEILDNQLLLIAVLASFLAQFLKLIIVFIRVRKIELRVLFETGGMPSSHSALVAALAAGIGRSQGWDTPAFAIASVMAFIVMYDAAGIRFAAGKQAKVINQIIFEMFEDDHVLTGDPLKELLGHTPAQVLMGAILGVSLMWLLQ; encoded by the coding sequence ATGCATCCGTTTGGCGAAATCTTGGATAATCAACTGCTCTTGATCGCGGTGCTGGCTAGCTTTCTGGCTCAGTTCCTCAAGTTGATCATTGTGTTTATTCGGGTGCGCAAAATCGAATTGCGTGTCCTGTTTGAAACTGGCGGGATGCCCAGTTCCCATTCGGCTTTGGTGGCGGCTTTGGCTGCTGGGATTGGCCGATCGCAAGGTTGGGATACGCCGGCATTTGCGATCGCTTCAGTGATGGCGTTTATTGTGATGTATGACGCGGCAGGGATTCGGTTTGCGGCTGGTAAACAGGCTAAGGTAATTAACCAAATCATTTTTGAGATGTTTGAGGATGATCACGTCCTTACTGGTGATCCGCTCAAAGAACTATTAGGCCATACCCCAGCCCAGGTTTTGATGGGGGCAATCCTGGGGGTTTCGTTAATGTGGTTGTTGCAATAG
- the crtE gene encoding geranylgeranyl diphosphate synthase CrtE, whose amino-acid sequence MAYRTVDSQTTKLDNFDMAAYLAERKVIVEQALDRSIAVTYPETIYEAMRYSLMAGGKRLRPILTLAACELLGGSIEVAMPTACAMEMIHTMSLIHDDLPAMDNDDFRRGKPTNHKVYGEDMAILAGDGLLAYAFEYIADRTPSPDHTTAKQVLRVIAHLGHAVAATGLVGGQVVDLECEGKTDTTAETLTFIHMHKTAALLEACVSCGAILAGATAIDLQRLSTYANNIGLAFQIIDDILDITATAEQLGKTAGKDLAAQKVTYPSLWGIPTSQAKAQALVEEANAQLDPYGNAAMPLKAIANFITARNN is encoded by the coding sequence ATGGCATATCGTACAGTTGATTCCCAAACCACAAAGTTAGATAACTTTGATATGGCTGCCTATCTGGCAGAGCGCAAGGTGATCGTGGAGCAAGCTCTCGATCGCTCGATCGCTGTTACCTATCCGGAAACAATTTACGAGGCAATGCGCTATTCGCTGATGGCGGGTGGTAAACGGTTGCGGCCAATTTTGACCCTGGCGGCCTGTGAATTGCTGGGCGGATCGATCGAAGTGGCGATGCCAACGGCCTGTGCGATGGAAATGATCCATACTATGTCGCTGATCCATGATGATTTACCAGCCATGGACAATGATGATTTTCGGCGCGGCAAGCCTACTAATCACAAAGTTTATGGCGAAGATATGGCAATCCTGGCGGGCGATGGCTTGTTGGCCTACGCCTTTGAATATATTGCCGATCGTACTCCTAGCCCAGATCACACCACGGCGAAACAGGTACTCAGGGTGATCGCCCATCTAGGCCATGCAGTGGCAGCAACCGGATTAGTGGGTGGCCAGGTAGTCGATCTTGAATGTGAAGGAAAAACCGACACCACTGCGGAAACGCTTACTTTTATTCATATGCACAAAACCGCCGCCCTCCTAGAAGCCTGCGTTAGTTGCGGTGCGATTCTGGCTGGCGCTACCGCAATCGACCTGCAACGACTCAGCACCTATGCCAATAATATTGGCCTCGCCTTTCAAATCATTGACGATATTCTGGATATTACGGCCACAGCCGAGCAACTGGGCAAAACCGCTGGCAAAGACCTGGCTGCTCAAAAAGTTACCTATCCCAGCCTGTGGGGCATCCCCACTTCCCAGGCCAAAGCCCAAGCCCTGGTCGAAGAAGCTAACGCCCAGTTAGATCCCTATGGCAATGCTGCCATGCCATTAAAGGCGATCGCTAATTTCATTACCGCAAGAAATAACTAA
- the folD gene encoding bifunctional methylenetetrahydrofolate dehydrogenase/methenyltetrahydrofolate cyclohydrolase FolD yields MTSAQIIDGKAIAQRKQAEMAEVVANLSLQIDRPPGLAVLMVGDNPASAAYVRNKERACQKLGIASLGQHFAAEVGQAELEQVIDRLNQDDRVDGILVQLPLPEHLDATALLNRIAPNKDADGLHPFNLGKLVRGEEGLRSCTPAGVMALLHEYNLDPAGKTAVVIGRSILVGKPIAMMLLEANATVVMAHSRTKDLKSVVQNADILVAAVGKPNLITAELIKPDAIVIDVGINRITDATGKSRLVGDVDFAAVSEVAGHITPVPGGVGPMTVTMLLHNTIWSYCRKHGISYS; encoded by the coding sequence ATGACATCAGCGCAGATTATTGATGGCAAAGCGATCGCCCAACGCAAACAGGCGGAAATGGCTGAAGTGGTGGCCAATTTATCGCTGCAGATAGATCGACCACCAGGGTTGGCAGTATTAATGGTGGGTGATAATCCCGCTAGTGCCGCCTATGTGCGTAACAAAGAGCGAGCTTGCCAAAAACTGGGGATTGCTTCCTTGGGGCAGCACTTTGCCGCCGAGGTGGGTCAGGCCGAGCTGGAACAAGTGATCGATCGCCTCAACCAGGACGATCGGGTCGATGGCATTCTGGTGCAATTGCCGCTGCCAGAACACCTCGATGCAACTGCATTGCTAAATCGAATTGCCCCCAACAAAGATGCCGATGGCTTGCATCCCTTTAATCTGGGTAAGTTGGTGCGTGGTGAAGAGGGTTTACGCAGTTGTACTCCTGCTGGCGTAATGGCATTGCTGCATGAATATAACCTCGATCCGGCTGGTAAAACGGCGGTGGTGATCGGGCGCAGTATTCTGGTGGGCAAACCGATCGCCATGATGTTGCTAGAAGCCAATGCCACCGTGGTGATGGCGCACTCGCGCACTAAAGATCTTAAGTCAGTGGTGCAAAACGCTGATATTCTAGTTGCTGCGGTGGGTAAACCTAACCTGATTACGGCGGAACTAATTAAACCAGACGCGATCGTGATTGATGTGGGCATTAACCGGATTACCGATGCTACTGGTAAATCAAGGTTAGTGGGCGATGTTGATTTTGCTGCCGTGTCCGAAGTGGCTGGCCACATTACCCCTGTCCCTGGCGGGGTTGGCCCGATGACCGTGACCATGCTATTGCACAATACAATTTGGAGCTATTGCCGTAAACATGGCATATCGTACAGTTGA
- a CDS encoding ATP-dependent 6-phosphofructokinase has product MTQRKRIGILTSGGDCGGLNAVTRAVVHRARHYNMDVFGIRDSTLGLMSRPVDAELLDLKRISGILRYGGTILGTTNKGNPFAFPMPDGSLLDRSHEITNGYHELELDALIGIGGDGSLAILSKLAQQGNWNLVAVPKTIDNDLGATESSIGFITAVEVATEALDRLNYTAASHSRVMILEVMGRDAGHIAISAGIAGGADAILIPEIPYSMDKLCHRIEDRAKRGRNHSLVVVAEAVKTETGEPVKFINSLGQSLYGGIGQYIADRISVCTGAETRVTTLGHLQRGGKPSPMDRLIGTAFGVRVVDLIAEERFDRMVAWQQRQVVDVPIADAIAQYRAVEVDGTLVKTALGVGAYIGEVENIQSQHDGESSVV; this is encoded by the coding sequence ATGACACAACGGAAACGGATTGGCATTCTCACCAGTGGCGGCGATTGCGGTGGCTTGAATGCAGTTACTAGGGCGGTTGTCCATCGGGCACGTCATTACAACATGGACGTGTTTGGAATCAGAGATTCCACCCTGGGACTAATGTCGCGTCCGGTTGATGCTGAGTTGCTTGACCTAAAGCGAATTTCTGGCATTTTGCGCTATGGTGGCACAATTTTAGGCACCACCAATAAGGGCAATCCCTTTGCATTTCCGATGCCCGACGGTAGTTTGCTCGATCGCTCCCACGAAATTACCAATGGCTATCATGAGCTAGAGCTAGATGCCTTAATTGGGATTGGCGGTGATGGTAGTTTGGCAATTTTGAGCAAACTAGCCCAGCAGGGAAATTGGAATTTGGTGGCGGTACCCAAAACGATCGACAATGATCTGGGTGCTACCGAAAGCTCGATCGGCTTTATTACTGCCGTAGAAGTGGCCACCGAAGCGCTCGATCGACTTAACTATACCGCTGCCAGCCACAGCCGGGTGATGATTCTGGAAGTAATGGGGCGGGATGCTGGACACATTGCAATTAGTGCTGGGATCGCTGGTGGAGCCGATGCGATTTTAATCCCCGAAATCCCCTACAGCATGGACAAGCTTTGCCATCGAATTGAAGATCGAGCTAAGCGGGGGCGCAATCATAGTTTGGTGGTGGTAGCGGAGGCAGTCAAAACCGAAACAGGGGAGCCAGTCAAGTTTATTAATAGCCTGGGACAATCTTTGTATGGTGGGATTGGCCAGTATATTGCCGATCGCATTAGTGTCTGTACTGGTGCAGAAACTCGCGTTACCACCCTGGGGCATCTGCAACGGGGCGGTAAACCCTCACCAATGGATCGCTTGATTGGTACTGCATTCGGCGTGCGGGTGGTGGATCTAATTGCCGAAGAAAGATTCGATCGGATGGTGGCATGGCAGCAACGCCAGGTTGTGGATGTGCCGATCGCCGACGCGATTGCCCAGTATCGTGCCGTGGAAGTAGATGGCACCCTGGTCAAAACCGCTTTGGGGGTAGGCGCATATATTGGTGAGGTGGAAAATATCCAATCGCAGCATGATGGCGAAAGTTCGGTAGTCTAG
- a CDS encoding CRR6 family NdhI maturation factor, producing the protein MSTVINVNADCIAQIDIAPARVVVDKLLATIATTNGAIATLPEDQAIKFNIMFPQEPTDPRELSEIPEIRLWFIRLDAVYPWLPYYLDWREGELTRYAAMLVPHEFKKAEGIEFNVEAIQIFVMQKVFMIHDWLGQQGSSNTAKLKQMSQALGYEIDAEFFELL; encoded by the coding sequence ATGTCTACCGTAATAAATGTAAATGCCGATTGCATCGCCCAAATTGACATTGCCCCAGCGCGGGTAGTGGTGGATAAATTATTAGCAACGATCGCTACGACCAATGGGGCGATCGCCACTCTGCCAGAAGATCAGGCGATCAAATTTAATATTATGTTTCCCCAAGAACCCACCGACCCCCGTGAACTATCGGAAATTCCCGAAATTCGACTCTGGTTTATTCGGCTGGACGCGGTTTATCCCTGGCTGCCCTATTATCTCGATTGGCGTGAAGGCGAATTAACCCGCTATGCGGCGATGCTGGTGCCCCATGAATTCAAGAAAGCTGAGGGGATTGAGTTTAATGTGGAGGCGATCCAGATTTTTGTGATGCAAAAGGTGTTTATGATCCATGATTGGCTCGGACAGCAGGGCAGTAGTAATACGGCCAAGCTAAAACAAATGTCCCAGGCTCTGGGGTACGAGATCGATGCTGAGTTCTTTGAATTGCTATAG
- the glp gene encoding molybdopterin molybdotransferase MoeA encodes MIPVSEAAQIILNLARSPDAKQEQNIEQIQLSHALGRVLAQDLVSDPLPAWPNSAMDGYALRHVDLEQYQQLQIVETIAAAGEVIAVTIQPGQCMRIFTGGMLPAGADTVVMQEETIRQGDRLELKTQPKLAAYVRQRGSYYDGKQPLIQQGSKISATEIGLLAAISRAKVKVHRLPRVAIFSTGNELVELAANGSSINTGSKNTALKPGQIIDSNNHALTALVNQAGAIAQPLGIVSDREADLKAMIQTAIAKADLVISSGGVSVGDYDLVDRVLASLGAMIHVRACAIKPGKPLTVATIERADRQPCLYFGLPGNPASAMVCFWRFIKGAIAKLRGEAEANWQPRFIHAITTADLNAQGRRETYLWGKLRIETSAKDKSEWHFDPAPNHISGNLVSLAGTDALAVLKINQTYVPAGDRVLVMLV; translated from the coding sequence ATGATTCCGGTTAGTGAGGCTGCGCAAATTATCCTCAATCTGGCGCGATCGCCTGATGCCAAGCAAGAACAAAATATTGAACAGATACAACTATCCCATGCATTAGGGCGGGTATTGGCGCAAGATCTAGTCAGCGATCCCTTGCCAGCATGGCCTAACTCGGCAATGGATGGCTATGCACTACGCCACGTAGATCTAGAACAATATCAACAGTTACAAATAGTAGAAACGATCGCCGCCGCTGGGGAAGTAATCGCCGTAACCATTCAACCAGGGCAATGTATGCGGATCTTTACTGGGGGGATGTTGCCTGCTGGTGCTGATACGGTGGTGATGCAAGAGGAAACAATCCGCCAGGGCGATCGGCTAGAGTTAAAAACTCAACCAAAGTTAGCAGCATATGTGCGGCAGCGAGGTAGTTATTATGATGGCAAGCAACCATTAATCCAGCAGGGTAGCAAAATTAGCGCCACCGAAATTGGGCTGTTGGCTGCCATATCACGGGCAAAGGTGAAAGTACATCGCTTACCAAGGGTGGCGATCTTTTCCACTGGCAACGAGTTAGTCGAGCTAGCCGCAAATGGCTCATCTATAAATACAGGATCAAAAAATACAGCATTAAAGCCAGGTCAAATTATAGATTCTAATAATCATGCGCTGACGGCTTTGGTGAATCAAGCGGGGGCGATCGCTCAACCTTTGGGGATTGTGTCCGATCGAGAAGCCGATCTCAAAGCGATGATTCAAACTGCAATTGCAAAAGCCGATCTAGTCATTTCCTCCGGTGGCGTATCGGTGGGTGATTATGACCTGGTCGATCGAGTCTTAGCCTCATTGGGCGCAATGATCCATGTGCGTGCCTGCGCGATCAAGCCTGGTAAACCCTTGACCGTGGCCACGATCGAACGAGCCGATCGCCAACCTTGTTTATATTTTGGTTTGCCTGGGAATCCAGCCTCGGCAATGGTGTGTTTTTGGCGGTTTATCAAAGGAGCGATCGCTAAGCTGCGGGGCGAGGCTGAGGCCAACTGGCAACCGCGTTTCATTCATGCCATTACCACCGCCGATTTAAACGCCCAGGGTCGCCGCGAAACTTATCTCTGGGGCAAGCTCAGAATTGAAACAAGTGCAAAGGATAAATCTGAATGGCACTTCGATCCAGCCCCCAATCACATTTCTGGCAATTTGGTTAGTCTGGCGGGTACTGATGCGCTGGCGGTTTTAAAAATCAATCAAACCTATGTCCCTGCTGGCGATCGGGTATTGGTAATGCTGGTATAG
- the bioD gene encoding dethiobiotin synthase → MISDITTAPSLLITGTDTEIGKTIVTTAIAAYWQTYLQPDNPTSLGIYKPIQCGSGDRELFQRVLNLDQSPEQITPQYFDAPLAPPIAALKAGQEIDLGLLWQQFNQLRSQKQFVLVEALGGLGSPLTNEYIVADLARDWALPTVLVVPVKIGAVGQTIANVALARANKIDLRGIILNCPIADQTEAEIADLAPIDMIESLANLPVLGRIPHLQPQDREDVTKLAHAATGLELVRLGL, encoded by the coding sequence TTGATTTCAGATATAACAACAGCGCCATCTCTATTAATCACGGGCACCGATACGGAAATTGGCAAAACGATCGTCACCACCGCGATCGCTGCCTATTGGCAAACCTACCTGCAACCGGACAATCCAACTAGCCTGGGGATCTATAAACCAATTCAATGTGGCAGTGGCGATCGGGAGCTTTTTCAACGAGTTTTAAACTTAGACCAAAGCCCTGAGCAAATCACACCGCAATATTTTGATGCTCCCTTAGCACCACCGATCGCCGCCCTGAAAGCTGGTCAAGAGATCGATCTGGGTTTGTTGTGGCAACAGTTCAATCAGTTACGATCGCAAAAGCAATTTGTGCTGGTCGAAGCGCTGGGTGGCCTGGGATCACCCCTGACCAATGAATATATTGTGGCGGATCTGGCCAGGGATTGGGCATTGCCGACCGTGCTGGTGGTGCCGGTCAAAATTGGCGCAGTGGGGCAAACAATTGCTAATGTGGCGTTGGCCAGGGCAAACAAGATTGATCTGCGCGGGATCATTCTCAACTGCCCGATCGCCGATCAAACCGAGGCGGAGATAGCAGATCTTGCGCCGATCGACATGATCGAATCCCTGGCTAATTTACCTGTGCTGGGCAGAATCCCCCACCTGCAACCTCAAGATCGTGAAGATGTGACCAAGTTAGCCCATGCTGCAACAGGACTAGAACTGGTTCGATTGGGGCTATAG
- a CDS encoding DUF3386 domain-containing protein: protein MTAVNTDTKARDLFQAAYENRYTWDANFPGMTADVSARVNDETRTGKVRIDSDLTVEVTMDEPKLTTRTTKTPDGSEKTVEVDEGHEWLTNQLRDVVTHRRRKSFEEAHGKSSFSFGESDDTGAVEILVSGDSMGSNYKIRDNQISLVSRVMGRIAFVINHLAKLDTGEGYISSAYNAVFRNPQTDEVVRQTKFEDSYEKFGNYYLMTKQVVHANEKGKQDEYEIEFSNIQLM, encoded by the coding sequence ATGACAGCAGTTAATACTGATACTAAAGCCCGTGATCTGTTTCAGGCGGCCTATGAAAACCGTTATACCTGGGATGCTAACTTCCCCGGCATGACTGCTGATGTCTCGGCCAGAGTTAATGACGAAACTCGTACTGGTAAGGTACGCATCGACAGCGATCTGACCGTGGAAGTAACCATGGACGAACCCAAGCTAACTACCCGCACCACCAAAACCCCTGATGGGAGTGAAAAAACAGTGGAGGTAGACGAAGGCCATGAATGGCTGACCAACCAACTACGCGATGTAGTCACACACCGTCGCCGCAAGTCCTTTGAGGAAGCGCATGGTAAGTCTAGCTTTAGTTTTGGTGAATCTGATGATACTGGCGCGGTAGAAATTTTGGTTTCTGGCGATTCAATGGGCTCTAATTATAAGATCCGTGATAATCAGATTTCGCTGGTAAGTCGGGTAATGGGGCGGATCGCCTTTGTAATCAATCACCTCGCTAAGCTAGATACTGGCGAGGGTTATATCTCCTCTGCCTATAATGCGGTTTTCCGTAATCCCCAAACCGACGAAGTGGTTCGCCAGACTAAGTTTGAGGATTCCTACGAAAAATTTGGTAACTACTACCTGATGACGAAGCAGGTAGTGCATGCCAATGAAAAGGGTAAGCAGGACGAATATGAAATTGAGTTTTCGAATATTCAATTGATGTAG
- a CDS encoding IS1 family transposase (programmed frameshift) translates to MDTSKLTCPRCNSLKIVKNGKIHNGKQNFKCKQCNRQFVANSKKKYIANETKAQIDKLLLERVSLAGIARVVGVSPRWLQQYVNHKYAQVPQQVQVQAKKKGNLTIQMDELWSFVGKKRVKVWVWLAIDVNTKEIVGVYIGSRDEVGAQGLWQSLPPVYRQCAVCYTDFWRAYAQVVPSMRHQPVDKGSGLTNKIERFNCTLRQRASRLVRKSLSFSKKLANHVGAIWLFVHHYNSSLLV, encoded by the exons ATGGATACATCTAAGCTAACTTGTCCAAGATGCAATTCACTCAAAATTGTCAAAAATGGCAAAATTCACAACGGTAAACAAAACTTCAAATGTAAACAATGCAATAGACAATTTGTAGCCAATTCTAAGAAGAAATATATCGCTAATGAGACTAAAGCTCAAATCGACAAGCTTCTGCTAGAGAGGGTTTCACTCGCAGGTATTGCCAGAGTTGTAGGTGTATCACCAAGATGGCTACAGCAATATGTTAATCACAAATATGCTCAAGTGCCCCAACAAGTGCAGGTACAGGCTAAAAAAAAGGGCA ACTTAACCATTCAAATGGATGAGCTGTGGTCTTTTGTAGGCAAGAAACGAGTCAAGGTTTGGGTTTGGTTAGCTATAGATGTTAATACTAAGGAGATCGTAGGAGTGTATATCGGTTCTAGAGATGAGGTTGGTGCTCAAGGATTATGGCAGTCTTTACCACCCGTTTATCGACAATGTGCGGTTTGTTACACTGATTTCTGGCGTGCCTATGCTCAGGTAGTTCCGAGTATGCGTCATCAACCAGTGGACAAAGGTTCAGGCTTGACAAACAAAATTGAGCGATTTAATTGCACTCTTAGGCAAAGAGCTTCAAGACTGGTTCGCAAATCTCTTTCTTTCTCGAAAAAGTTAGCTAACCATGTTGGCGCTATCTGGTTATTTGTGCATCATTACAACTCATCCTTACTTGTATAG
- the purS gene encoding phosphoribosylformylglycinamidine synthase subunit PurS, whose product MKFKAQVYVTLRPSVLDPAGTAVQSAMKQMDYHVESVRIGKYVEVVLEAENEDQAKEQLDQVCDRLLANPVIENYCFELTNLALVEAI is encoded by the coding sequence ATGAAATTCAAAGCCCAGGTATACGTCACATTGCGCCCCTCCGTTCTCGATCCCGCTGGCACCGCTGTGCAATCAGCGATGAAGCAGATGGATTATCACGTCGAATCGGTGCGGATTGGTAAATATGTGGAAGTGGTGCTAGAGGCCGAAAACGAAGACCAGGCAAAGGAGCAACTCGATCAGGTGTGCGATCGCCTCTTGGCCAATCCCGTGATCGAGAATTATTGCTTTGAGCTAACTAACTTGGCATTGGTGGAGGCCATCTAA
- the purQ gene encoding phosphoribosylformylglycinamidine synthase subunit PurQ: MKFGILVFPGSNCDRDVATITSSVIAQPTRLIWHTETDLSDIDVVVVPGGFSYGDYLRCGAIARFAPAMQAVKEHAAQGKYVLGICNGFQILTESGLLPGALVRNRDLHFICDRVTLKLERNDLAWSNAYEQGQVVTMPIAHGEGCYYADPDTIKALEDNQQVVWRYCDRQGQTTLAANPNGSINNIAGICNRAGNVLGMMPHPERAADPMLNHTDGKGMFSSLLNSALQLN; this comes from the coding sequence ATGAAATTTGGTATTTTAGTATTCCCCGGCTCCAACTGCGATCGAGACGTGGCCACCATTACCAGCAGCGTGATCGCGCAACCAACCAGGCTGATCTGGCACACCGAAACCGACTTGAGTGATATTGATGTGGTGGTGGTGCCCGGTGGGTTCAGCTATGGCGATTATTTGCGCTGTGGCGCGATCGCTCGGTTTGCTCCCGCCATGCAAGCGGTCAAAGAACATGCCGCCCAGGGAAAATATGTGCTGGGTATTTGCAATGGGTTTCAGATTTTAACTGAGTCGGGGCTGTTGCCAGGGGCATTGGTGCGCAACCGCGATTTACACTTCATCTGCGATCGGGTCACCCTCAAGCTAGAACGCAACGATCTAGCCTGGAGTAATGCCTATGAGCAAGGCCAGGTGGTAACTATGCCGATCGCTCACGGCGAGGGTTGCTACTACGCCGATCCAGATACAATCAAAGCCCTGGAAGATAATCAGCAGGTGGTGTGGCGCTATTGCGATCGGCAAGGACAAACTACCCTAGCGGCAAATCCCAATGGCTCGATCAATAATATTGCTGGCATTTGCAATCGGGCTGGCAATGTGTTGGGTATGATGCCCCATCCTGAACGTGCCGCCGATCCCATGCTGAATCACACCGATGGCAAGGGTATGTTTTCGAGTCTGTTAAATAGTGCCTTGCAACTAAACTAG
- a CDS encoding slr1658 superfamily regulator — MTRIYGSYLTDLPPCKEHLQIRFLPNALVHGHKWQHNGSSANFVAEYFATFFPYDSKVVINGDQIDIRDEVRGAVSYIANELLENAVKFNNAEPDQAIALKLMLYSDRIVFIATNYVDCVCARQFEAFINEITNTDPDQLYIDKLEQSAMSEEMGESGLGILTIINDYQAKIGWQFTSLLVTESQDHQEKEPNIAKSHVEQQPGAIAVTVMVDLPLPHHF; from the coding sequence ATGACCAGGATTTATGGTAGCTATTTAACTGATTTACCACCCTGCAAAGAGCATTTGCAAATTAGATTCTTGCCCAATGCGTTGGTGCATGGCCATAAGTGGCAGCATAACGGTTCATCTGCCAATTTTGTGGCTGAATATTTTGCCACCTTTTTTCCCTATGACAGCAAGGTGGTGATCAATGGCGATCAAATTGATATCCGCGATGAAGTGAGGGGGGCAGTTAGTTATATTGCCAATGAGCTTTTGGAAAATGCGGTTAAGTTTAATAATGCCGAACCGGATCAAGCGATCGCCCTGAAATTGATGCTATATAGCGATCGGATTGTGTTTATTGCCACTAACTATGTTGATTGTGTTTGTGCCAGGCAGTTTGAAGCTTTCATTAATGAGATTACCAATACCGATCCCGATCAACTTTATATCGATAAATTAGAACAAAGTGCCATGAGTGAGGAGATGGGGGAATCGGGTTTAGGCATTTTGACGATTATTAACGATTACCAGGCCAAAATTGGCTGGCAATTTACATCCCTATTGGTAACCGAGAGCCAGGATCATCAGGAAAAAGAGCCAAATATTGCTAAATCGCACGTTGAGCAGCAGCCAGGGGCGATCGCCGTGACGGTTATGGTGGACTTACCACTGCCCCATCATTTCTGA